From the genome of Deltaproteobacteria bacterium, one region includes:
- a CDS encoding response regulator transcription factor — protein sequence MQRVLVVEDHDDTRLWWEDHISEAFPEAKAMGAATLAEARALLEQHKFSLALVDINLPDGSGIDLVKEMGETHPDTYCVITTIFDDDTHIFSALKAGAMGYLIKEQPRDLQIRQLKAVLHGQPPLSPGVARRVLAHFSRSNDAPEDTEPLTDREKDVLQLIAKGFSRPEVANLLGLTPNTVASYTKVIYQKLNISRRAEAVIEGVRLGLIDPY from the coding sequence ATGCAAAGGGTTCTTGTTGTAGAGGACCACGATGATACGAGGCTCTGGTGGGAAGACCACATTTCCGAGGCCTTTCCCGAAGCAAAGGCCATGGGAGCCGCGACCCTTGCCGAAGCCCGCGCCCTTCTGGAGCAGCATAAGTTTTCATTGGCCCTCGTTGATATCAACCTTCCTGACGGGTCCGGGATCGACCTGGTGAAGGAGATGGGCGAGACGCACCCGGACACATACTGCGTCATTACGACAATTTTTGATGATGATACGCATATTTTTTCCGCTCTTAAAGCCGGGGCCATGGGTTACCTCATTAAGGAGCAGCCCCGGGATCTTCAGATCCGACAGCTTAAAGCCGTTCTCCACGGTCAGCCACCGCTGTCCCCTGGTGTGGCCCGGCGGGTTCTGGCCCACTTCTCCCGCTCGAACGATGCGCCTGAAGACACCGAGCCGTTGACCGACAGGGAAAAGGATGTCCTGCAGCTTATCGCAAAAGGGTTCTCACGCCCGGAAGTCGCCAACCTGCTCGGGCTGACCCCGAACACCGTGGCCAGTTATACCAAGGTCATCTACCAGAAGCTGAACATTTCACGGCGTGCGGAAGCCGTCATCGAAGGGGTTCGCCTGGGCCTCATCGACCCGTATTGA